The Solidesulfovibrio sp. genomic sequence GCGCACAACCGAGACCTTCGCCTTCGGCAAGGACCATCAGGTCATGTACTTAAACGAATTGCGCCACTTCCTCGACCTGTGCGCGGGCCAGGCCGACCGGCCCCTGTGCGGGCTCGACGAGGGCATCCACGGCATGCGCATCATCGAGGCCGTACGCCGCTCCCAGGCGTCGGGACGGCTGGAGGCCGTGGCCGGGGCATGAACGTCATCGCCGTGATTCCCGCCCGGGCAGGTTCCAAGCGCCTGCCCGGCAAGAATATCCGGCCGCTGGGCGGTCGGCCGCTGCTGGCCTATTCCGTGGAGGAGGCCTTGCGCTGCCCGCGCATCCACCGGACGCTGGTGTCCACGGACAGCCCGGAAGTGGCGGAAATCGCCAGGGCCTTCGGGGCGCAGACGCCGTTTTTGCGCCCCGAGGCCCTGTCCGGCGACCGGGTGTCCGACGCCCCGGTGCTGGCCCACGCCTGCCGCTGGCTGGAGGAACGGGAAGGCTACCCGGTGGACGTGGTGGTGCTGTTGCGCCCGACCACGCCCCTGCGCCCGCCAGGCCTGGTCACCGCCTGCCTGGAGCGGCTGTTCGATTCCGGCGCGGATTCGGTGCGTTCCGTGCGCGAGGTGGGGCACTGGCATCCGTACTGGATGCTGCGGGTGGACGAAAACGGCCTGGCCGAGCCCTTTCTGGAGGGCAAGACCGTGGACGTCTACTACCAGAGCCAGTTGTTGCCGCCGCTTTACAAGCACGACGGCT encodes the following:
- a CDS encoding acylneuraminate cytidylyltransferase family protein encodes the protein MNVIAVIPARAGSKRLPGKNIRPLGGRPLLAYSVEEALRCPRIHRTLVSTDSPEVAEIARAFGAQTPFLRPEALSGDRVSDAPVLAHACRWLEEREGYPVDVVVLLRPTTPLRPPGLVTACLERLFDSGADSVRSVREVGHWHPYWMLRVDENGLAEPFLEGKTVDVYYQSQLLPPLYKHDGYCDVIRRANLPDPCPPEASLAGMYGRVRAVYVNQGGPVVNIDTPEDFELAQWCLERQRGRRA